aaagatatttttgaatgattaagataataaaatcatttattatttttaatactatcaAATCTTCAATCTTTACAGTCCCACTTAAGGCCCAACAAGTATCAGGTCAACAAGAGCAAAGCTTAATGCAAGAACAGTGAAACTTTAACTCACTGGCTAATTCTGTGAGAtggaataataatttaataatatatacctTTGGGATGCTgcatttgcctgtttttttttttttaatattcctgtCCATAGGTCATTTAGGTGTTATGAAACATTTAAgactatcaaaaaaaaatcctaagattAAGGTCTCTTCATAGGCAACTTTAATCTAAAactgttttatctttattctgaaaactgtcattatttggcttttctttctctactgtttttcACTCAGCCATTATTTCCTGATTCAGATCACCTGTCCTGGAAGTTTAAAGGAGTGGAAATAGACAGAAATACACTGAACCAAGAAGGTGAGAAGGATCCACAAGGGTAATGGAAAAAGCTCTTCTGCAGACAGTTTGAAGAACACAACTTTAAAAcgctaagattttttttgtagatAACAGCTCTCTGACCAGTGCTTTAATCAAATTTTAAACCAATTCAGCTGCCTTTTTTCTCCCTCCATTAGcagttaatttctgtatatgaAGCTTGATCATAAATATTTGTCTAACAAatgatatacattaaaaaatacatagtatgggggcttccctggtgtcgcagtggttgagagtccgcctgccgatgcaggggacacgggttcgtgccccggtccgggaagatcccacatgccgcagagcggctgcgcccatgagccatggccactgagcctgcgcgtccagagcctgtgctctgcaacgggagaggccacaacagtgagaggcccacgtaccgcaaaaaaattaaaaaaaaaaaataaaataaattttaaaatacatagtatCGTTTACATAGTACACTGCATAGATATCGAAAAAATTTCAAGAATACCATTCAGACATTAATTCTGACAGAAAATAAGGAATACTCATGCAGCCTATATAAATTTACTAACAAATCTTAGAAACTGACATTTGAATTGACCAATCTGTAGAGTTTggttacatatattcattttctacCTTTCTACAGATTCAAACGAGCTATATAAGAAGTGGAATCTCTAAGAATGGCCTCCCAGAGCTCAAGCCTCTGGAATGAAACAACTACATCTGTTTATCAGTACCTTGGTTTTCAAGTTCAAAAAATTTACCCCTTCCATGATAACTGGAACACTGCCTGCTTTGtcattctgcttttatttatatttacagtgGTATCTTTAGTGGTGCTGGCTTTCCTTTATGAAGCGCTTGACTGCTGCTGCtgtgtaaaaaacaaaactgtgaaaGACTTGAAAAATGAACCGAACCCTCTTAGAAGTATGATGGACAACATCAGAAAACGTGAAACTGAAGTGGTCTAGTACTCTACATAAGATGAACAAAAGCTCTGAAAACAGCCGTCaattactgagaaaaaaagaaaaatttctgagGTCAACCGTTATTACAAAACCGACTACGAATAATTAAAAGATTTCTACTAGAAGGGAAAAACAAGTTAAATAtgcactttttgtgtgtgtatcgaTTTCATTAAATATACTGTAAAACTTTCACAAATGTGAATAATTTACCAATCTGTTTAAAATAACACTTCAAAAACTAGTTAAAAGATTCCTAGAACTCAATACTAGGCATTAAAAAGTaaactggaaaccaaaagaaaggctAATGATCCCAAAATAACATACCTAAACAAACCATGTGAACTAAAAAAACAGAGTACtatcctttatatattttggtaattAAAATGCTACTTAAAATACTCATCTAAATCTATAGTAAAATATTCCCACTTATATGTAAGTCCCTACTTACTAAGAAGCAATACTTTCTACTTTATTGAAgacaactaaaatatttttaaagatttaagttTTATGTAGGAttagtgtgaaaaaaaaagaaaagactcaaaATACTCAGCAAGGTCACAAGGACACTTGcataaatttttcataaaattgacTTACTGTTTAGTAAGAAATACATGGTCTAAGATGAGCTGTTTTCAAACTAAAACTTTCTAGCATACCCCCCTAAATTACATTTCTTGAGCTTGTTCTTTCATTATGTCTCTCGCATTCACACTCCCAAGGACTAAGATACCCAATGCAAAAAGACTGCCAGGTAACTCCCTGACAGTTCAGTAGTTAGGACTGGACGATTTCACTGccgggacctgggttcaatccctggccctgGAATTAAGATCCCGAAAgccgcgcagtgtggccaaaaaaaaaaaaaaaagactgccaaAAAAGTCAAGAGCAAGTCAAAAGCTAGGACCACTTAACACCTGTTAAGAAATATGGCAATCTTATTTCTTGGAATGCCAAAGGCTGTacagtattatattttataaccCTGACACTATTTTGCTGCTACCCATGAGCAAACCAAAATATGCTTTTAACCACTACACTATAACTGCCCTTAGACCAGAAATGTCACTCCTGGAAACTTATTCTGAGAAattacttcaaaagaaaaaactgaagataCAAAGATGTTTACAATAGCATTactcaaaataacaaaataattggAAGTAACGGCACTTAACTAAATGTGTCTCATCAACATTAAGAAGCAACTGAAAATTATggcaaaacagaaaatacttGATATGGGAAGTGAAAAATAAGTATCTGTCATTTTCAACTTAAAGAGCCCTACATGCCAGTCTGAAATCACTTTTCCACacaatgtttttatatttttttctaacattagaaaaaaataacataaccAACTTTCAAAGGACTTGTGGAACTTAGGTATACAAAATATTCTGGTAACCAAGAGCTACAATGAGCACTTGTTAAAACCACATTTTCATAAATGGAAAACTTTGGGGTCCTTGCCATAGATGGGAAGCATACAGGTCCTTTGATAACTAGATTTTTTGATAACATACACTACCTTTTCCCTACCCTACCCTGTAATCTATTTAGCCATTTAACAAATAGGTACTGAGCGCTTCCATGTGTGAGGGATTAGGTTACAATGGCAAACAAGTAATCATGCAATTACAGTGGCACACAATAGCTTTGTCAGAAACAGGGAGTGCTCTGGGAATTCAAAGGCCAAGCGATaaacacaaattggaaaatgGGAATGACTTTAAAGCTGAAACCTAGAAGAGGAATAGGAGTTAaccaaaggaaagagggaaggaggtaaGAAAGAATGTTCCAGGAAGACGAAATAATATGAGCAAAGGCCAGGAGGCAAGAGAGTGAAGCATGTTAGAGTAGCAACAAGCCAGTATCATTAGGACAGAGtacaaggagaaaaatgagataCAGGCACAATAGATAAGGGGGACAAGATCAAGTACAGCATGTAGGCTGCAGGAAAAGGTGGGCTTTGTCTGAAAAGCAATGATCAGCCTTAAGCAGAGAATGACATCATCAGATTCATGATTAGAAAAATCACTGACTTGTACAGTGAGAATGCCCAGTAGGGAAGCTAAACCAGGACACCTGACAAGCAGCTGACTGGGCAATCCAACGGTAGTGCCCTGAGCTAGGGTGGTATGGTAGTCTTCAGTGTTTACACCCAGTATTTCCAGCTCCCCTCTTTCTGAGCACATGGAACTGGCTGGGTAGAGCCCTGTGACTAGCTCTGGCTAATGAGCTGTGAGAGGAATTGATGTGTATCACCTCCAGGCCACAGCATTTAACTGCCAGGCAAGATCTTCCAGAGTTCTCTTTCCCTCTGGCATTGAAACAAAACCAACAACATTTGAAATATCAGCTACTCTATCAGCTTGGGTCCTTGAGTGACTGTACTGAGCTAAGACCCCTGCCAACACATGATAAACATGTggtatgaaagagaaacaaacctttgttgttttaagccactgagattttggagCAAAGATATTCTTAAGCAGATCAAAGAGACCAGGTCTAAGAGCAGGTCTCTGCTAATGTTTAAaacaatttgtaaaattttattatgaattcATGTAAATTTCATTGTAATGAGAGATAATCGAACCTAATGCACGTGCTAACAAGAATGATAAACCTCCTTTG
This genomic window from Phocoena sinus isolate mPhoSin1 chromosome 21, mPhoSin1.pri, whole genome shotgun sequence contains:
- the SMIM18 gene encoding small integral membrane protein 18 → MASQSSSLWNETTTSVYQYLGFQVQKIYPFHDNWNTACFVILLLFIFTVVSLVVLAFLYEALDCCCCVKNKTVKDLKNEPNPLRSMMDNIRKRETEVV